From the Entomomonas sp. E2T0 genome, one window contains:
- a CDS encoding UPF0149 family protein — protein MNPQNSLQAFLDQDIHEEMMTYIQAHGYITALCICPEVIAEQEWLDILFGENPQFESAEQRQEIEQTLVSLKTQILRVLSSEEDLVLPCDLDPGEDLEDSEIHGWCMGFMEGVFLREEVWFANHEEEVSELLLPIMVGSKLFEEQPEFAEVMKDVDLVADMLERIPELLTTLYLLCNAPEEKPALLKSNH, from the coding sequence ATGAATCCTCAAAATTCATTACAAGCTTTTCTAGATCAGGATATTCATGAAGAAATGATGACTTATATCCAAGCTCATGGATATATTACTGCTCTATGTATTTGTCCAGAGGTAATTGCAGAGCAAGAGTGGTTAGATATATTATTTGGTGAAAATCCTCAATTTGAATCAGCTGAACAACGCCAAGAAATTGAACAGACATTAGTTAGTCTAAAAACTCAAATTCTACGTGTTCTTTCCTCTGAAGAAGATCTTGTTTTGCCTTGTGACCTAGATCCAGGTGAAGATTTAGAAGATTCTGAAATTCATGGCTGGTGTATGGGCTTTATGGAAGGCGTATTCCTCCGCGAAGAGGTCTGGTTTGCCAATCATGAAGAAGAAGTCAGTGAACTATTACTACCTATTATGGTAGGTTCTAAATTATTTGAAGAACAACCTGAGTTTGCTGAAGTAATGAAAGATGTTGATTTAGTAGCAGATATGTTGGAACGTATTCCCGAACTACTAACTACACTCTATCTACTCTGTAATGCACCTGAAGAAAAACCTGCATTATTAAAGAGTAATCATTAG